One part of the Streptomyces nigra genome encodes these proteins:
- a CDS encoding CBS domain-containing protein translates to MKHDKVGSVMTTDVVRAEYGTPFKEVARLLDRHHISGLPVVDDDEMVLGVLSETDLLARQAAEPGTGKRFGLDRLTRAGRRRGAKAEARTAGQLMTEPPITVHADDTIVEAARTMAWHRVERLPVLDEENRLVGIVTRRDLLQVFLRPDEDIRAEVVDEVLVGALWLPPRAVTVTVVEGVVTLAGHLERRSETEIAVSMTRQIDGVVAVVNQLSYRLDDAHTRPEEPALHGFAHDWLRGP, encoded by the coding sequence ATGAAACACGACAAGGTCGGCTCGGTCATGACCACGGACGTCGTCCGCGCCGAGTACGGCACCCCGTTCAAGGAAGTCGCCCGGCTGCTCGACCGGCACCACATCAGCGGACTCCCCGTCGTGGACGACGACGAGATGGTCCTCGGCGTCCTCTCCGAGACCGACCTGCTGGCCCGCCAGGCCGCCGAGCCCGGCACCGGAAAGCGGTTCGGCCTCGACCGGCTGACCCGCGCCGGACGCCGGCGCGGCGCGAAGGCCGAGGCCCGCACCGCCGGGCAGTTGATGACCGAGCCCCCGATCACCGTCCACGCCGACGACACCATCGTGGAGGCGGCCCGGACCATGGCATGGCACCGGGTGGAACGGCTGCCCGTCCTCGACGAGGAGAACCGCCTCGTCGGCATCGTGACCCGCCGCGACCTGCTCCAGGTCTTCCTGCGGCCGGACGAGGACATCCGCGCCGAGGTCGTCGACGAGGTGCTGGTGGGCGCCCTGTGGCTGCCGCCGCGCGCTGTCACGGTCACCGTCGTGGAGGGCGTGGTCACGCTGGCGGGCCACCTGGAACGCCGCAGCGAGACGGAGATCGCCGTGTCGATGACCCGTCAGATCGACGGCGTGGTGGCGGTGGTGAACCAGCTGTCCTACCGCCTGGACGACGCGCACACCCGCCCCGAGGAACCGGCCCTGCACGGCTTCGCGCACGACTGGCTCCGCGGGCCGTGA
- a CDS encoding flavodoxin domain-containing protein: MTTKVLVAYGTTNGSTARIAETVADVLGKEGLTAEALPARTVESVSGYDAVVVGGGLYAGRWHKDARRFVRRHRADLAGRPVWLFSSGPLDPSASERDIPPVPGVKRAMDRVDAEGHITFGGCLSEGARGRVARMILRSGKGGDFRDFAQIEEWAGSVAADLTA, from the coding sequence ATGACCACCAAGGTGCTGGTCGCCTACGGGACGACGAACGGCTCGACGGCACGGATCGCCGAGACCGTCGCCGACGTACTGGGCAAGGAGGGCCTCACCGCCGAGGCGCTGCCCGCCCGCACGGTGGAGAGCGTGTCCGGCTACGACGCCGTCGTGGTCGGCGGCGGACTGTACGCGGGACGCTGGCACAAGGACGCCCGCCGGTTCGTCCGGCGGCACCGCGCGGACCTGGCCGGCCGTCCGGTGTGGCTGTTCAGCAGCGGCCCGCTGGACCCGTCGGCCTCCGAGCGCGACATTCCCCCGGTGCCCGGGGTGAAGCGCGCGATGGACCGGGTGGACGCCGAGGGCCACATCACCTTCGGCGGCTGCCTGTCGGAGGGGGCCAGGGGCCGGGTCGCCCGGATGATCCTGCGCAGCGGGAAGGGCGGCGACTTCCGCGACTTCGCTCAGATCGAGGAGTGGGCCGGGTCGGTCGCCGCGGACCTGACGGCATAG
- a CDS encoding DUF6891 domain-containing protein, which yields MLEIKVETENWQQHVRVSAEELDGLVRRIGGDGDRFLVVQRIPDLPDVFAQVWHQAGGAYTVEHRDGAADRHFQATADTPEAVATALTGWARRQPGWHDGLTWSRLDMGPVQDVPPLDLSDDERVALEERVRETLAGGYATRAELAELAEDHLVTDDRRPVSHEQAIALADRLWLERVAEQATWQGETDPERLTRAFTALQEAGITARENFACCRNCGESEIGAAGDPDARGYVFFHSQCTDSATAGHGLMLLYGGFDGSSETTEATGHEIVAALDGVGLHTEWDGDPGRAITVTPLDWRRRLVG from the coding sequence ATGCTCGAGATCAAGGTGGAGACGGAGAACTGGCAGCAGCACGTGCGCGTGTCGGCCGAGGAACTGGACGGGCTCGTCCGGCGCATCGGCGGTGACGGCGACCGGTTCCTGGTCGTCCAGCGCATACCCGACCTGCCCGACGTCTTCGCCCAGGTCTGGCACCAGGCCGGCGGCGCCTACACGGTGGAGCACCGCGACGGCGCGGCAGACCGGCACTTCCAGGCAACGGCCGACACGCCCGAGGCGGTCGCCACGGCGCTCACGGGCTGGGCACGCCGCCAGCCCGGATGGCACGACGGCCTGACCTGGTCGCGGCTCGACATGGGACCGGTCCAGGACGTCCCGCCGCTCGACCTCTCCGACGACGAGCGTGTCGCATTGGAGGAGCGCGTACGCGAGACGCTGGCCGGCGGCTATGCCACGCGGGCCGAACTGGCCGAACTCGCCGAGGACCACCTGGTCACCGACGACCGCCGCCCCGTGTCCCACGAGCAGGCGATCGCGCTGGCCGACCGACTGTGGCTCGAGCGCGTCGCCGAACAGGCCACGTGGCAGGGCGAGACCGATCCCGAGCGGCTCACCCGCGCGTTCACGGCCCTCCAGGAGGCCGGCATCACCGCCCGCGAGAACTTCGCCTGCTGCCGCAACTGCGGCGAGTCCGAGATCGGCGCCGCGGGCGACCCCGACGCCCGCGGGTATGTCTTCTTCCACTCCCAGTGCACGGACTCCGCCACGGCCGGCCATGGACTGATGCTGCTCTACGGCGGCTTCGACGGCTCGTCCGAGACCACGGAGGCGACAGGCCACGAGATCGTCGCCGCGCTCGACGGGGTGGGCCTCCACACGGAGTGGGACGGCGACCCGGGCCGCGCCATCACCGTCACCCCACTGGACTGGCGCCGCCGCCTGGTCGGATAG
- a CDS encoding winged helix-turn-helix transcriptional regulator: MVTTAEEQRQAQTKAEYDAFLAACPSRRLLDRISGKWVTLVLAALGSGDAPRPGADCADGPRAMRYSELQRLLAGVSQKMLTQTLRSLERDGLVSRTVVPTVPVTVSYELTDLGLSLYRMMRGIKTWAEAHMDEVLAHRETYDAHGA, encoded by the coding sequence ATGGTGACGACGGCGGAGGAGCAGCGGCAGGCTCAGACCAAGGCGGAGTACGACGCCTTCCTCGCGGCCTGTCCCAGTCGCCGACTCCTCGACCGGATCTCCGGGAAGTGGGTCACGCTGGTCCTGGCCGCGCTCGGCAGCGGCGACGCGCCCCGGCCGGGCGCCGACTGCGCCGACGGGCCCCGGGCGATGCGCTACTCCGAGCTGCAGCGCCTGCTGGCCGGCGTCAGCCAGAAGATGCTCACCCAGACGCTGCGTTCGCTGGAGCGCGACGGTCTGGTGTCGCGCACCGTCGTGCCGACAGTCCCCGTCACGGTGTCGTACGAACTCACCGACCTGGGGCTGTCGCTGTACAGGATGATGCGCGGCATCAAGACGTGGGCCGAGGCTCACATGGACGAGGTGCTGGCCCACCGCGAGACCTACGACGCGCACGGCGCCTGA